The sequence CGCACACCGTCCACGTGCCCAGGACAAAGCCGCGGGAGCGCCCCTGGGCCCGCATGGACGCGCTGCCGACGAGCGCCTCCGGGAAGTTGGACACGAAGATCGCCGCCAGCAGCGCCAGCCCGCCCGTGCCGGCGCCCAGCGACACCCCGAGGGCGAGGTTCTCGGGGACCCCGTCCAGGGTCACCGCGGCGAGCAGCGCGAGGCCTGCGGCCCCCCGCACCGACGCGGCGGCCGGCGACCGCTCCCGGGTGGCGGCGTCCGTGTCCAGCTTGTCGCTGCCGGTGTCCTCCGGCTCGCCCGAGCCGTCGGCCCGGGCGGCCCGGTCGAGCAGGTGGCTGAGGACGGTGAACACGACGGCGCCCGCGGCGAGGCCCAGGGCGGCACGCCAGATTCCGCCCTGCTCGTAGGAGTCCTCGAACAGCTCGAACGCCAGCGCGGTGATGAGGGACCCGGCGGCGAAGGCGAGCATGGCCGCCAGCACCCGCTCGGGGACACGGAACCGGTAGCCGACGAGGGCCC is a genomic window of Aquipuribacter hungaricus containing:
- a CDS encoding ZIP family metal transporter, with the protein product MEVVLVQQALVFGLVASSPLVVGALVGYRFRVPERVLAAMLAFAAGSLITALAFELFEDSYEQGGIWRAALGLAAGAVVFTVLSHLLDRAARADGSGEPEDTGSDKLDTDAATRERSPAAASVRGAAGLALLAAVTLDGVPENLALGVSLGAGTGGLALLAAIFVSNFPEALVGSASMRAQGRSRGFVLGTWTVCAVLLAAAVVVGAGPLGSSSEETISLPLAFAAGAVLASLADTLMPEAYEHGGPTVALSTAAGFLLSFVLSTV